One stretch of Nicotiana tabacum cultivar K326 chromosome 18, ASM71507v2, whole genome shotgun sequence DNA includes these proteins:
- the LOC142172576 gene encoding uncharacterized protein LOC142172576: protein MRDHIHLKDYELWDIITDGPMSAFKKNVEGVDMSKTKADCNAEDLKKLGQNEYSRIQGCSTTKQIYDTLQVAHEGTTQVKRSRGALLYSQYENFAKSDRETTEDTYTRFTTLTIELKSLGRIIPEDERIEKILIRVLPHTWESKITVISESKNIATLPLDELIGNLTTYELRRQTMKMDVPKKEKSLALRITEGSYLENDEMAIITKGFKKYLWRGKCSSRSENYRKIRAPEKQTNDGCYKCGKTDHMITNCPLWEIE, encoded by the exons atgagagatcacatacATTTGaaagactatgagctatgggacattatCACTGATGGTCCAATGTCTGCTTTCAAGAAAAATGTTGAAGGAGTAGATATGTCAAAGACAAAAGCTGATTGCAATGCTGAGGATTTGAAGAA ACTTGGTCAAAATGAGTATAGTAGAATCCAAGGTTGTTCCACTACCAAGCAAATTTATGACACActgcaagtggcccatgaaggaacaaCTCAGGTAAAAAGATCAAGAGGAGCTCTACTGTACTCTCAGTATGAAAACTTTGCCAAGAGCGATAGAGAAACCACTGAAGATAcgtacacaaggttcactacaTTGACAATTGAActaaaatctcttggaaggattatacCTGAAGATGAGAGGATTGAGAAGATACTTATTAGGGTCTTGCCACATACTTGGGAAAGCAAGATCACTGTCATTtcagaatcaaagaatattgctacaCTTCCTTTGGATGAATTGATTGGAAACCTCACTACTtatgaacttaggagacaaaccatgaaaatggatgtgcCTAAGAAGGAAAAGAGTTTGGCACTCAGAATTACTGAAGGTTCTTACCTGGAAAATGATGAAATGGCAATTATTACCAAAGGCTTCAAGAAGTATCTATGGAGAGGAAAGTGTTCCTCAAGAAGTGAAAACTATAGAAAGATAAGAGCTCCGGAGAAGCAGACTAATGATGgatgttataagtgtggaaagactgatcacatgatcacgAACTGTCCTTTATGGGAGATTGAatga
- the LOC107798240 gene encoding CASP-like protein PIMP1: MEFELPQYDFNEKPRSSPKLPLVTLAARIITIACAVVSVVVLKSNKATLDKGAKLEYDYFRSYRYMLGVMVAGIIYNTLHIPFAAYYLISKKRLIGHHSFRQFEFYGDKITFGILATAAGAALGATVDLQKVVYTDNNSKIHDFLGLMYIPDAFLVAAFVSSGISSVLSSLSLHKTD, translated from the exons ATGGAGTTTGAGTTACCTCAGTATGACTTTAATGAAAAGCCACGTTCTTCACCAAAGTTGCCATTGGTTACACTGGCAGCAAGGATCATAACTATAGCTTGTGCTGTGGTCTCAGTTGTTGTGTTGAAGAGCAATAAAGCTACTTTAGATAAAGGAGCCAAACTTGAGTACGATTATTTCCGCTCATACAG GTACATGCTTGGTGTAATGGTAGCAGGAATTATCTACAACACATTGCATATTCCCTTCGCAGCCTATTACCTCATATCAAAGAAACGTCTCATAGGGCATCACAGCTTTCGCCAGTTTGAATTTTATGGTGATAAG ATTACATTTGGCATACTAGCAACAGCAGCTGGAGCAGCACTAGGTGCAACCGTGGATTTACAAAAAGTTGTTTATACAGATAATAACTCAAAGATACATGACTTCTTGGGACTGATGTACATCCCAGATGCATTTCTTGTAGCTGCATTTGTGAGCTCTGGAATTTCTTCTGTCCTATCCTCTCTCAGTCTTCACAAGACTGATTGA